The following proteins are encoded in a genomic region of Glycine max cultivar Williams 82 chromosome 18, Glycine_max_v4.0, whole genome shotgun sequence:
- the SWEET44 gene encoding sugar efflux transporter SWEET44 yields the protein MVLFSDHELVLIFGLLGNIVSFMVFLAPLPTFYTIYKNKSSEGFQSIPYVVALLSALLLLYYGFIKTNATLIITINCIGCVIEVSYLAMYIIYAPRKQKISTLVMILIADIGGFGLTMLITTFAVKGINRVHAVGWICAIFNIAVFAAPLSIMRRVIKTKSVEFMPFSLSLFLTLCATMWFFYGFFDKDNFIMLPNVLGFLFGISQMILYMIYKNAKKNGEINCTEQQERDGTVNSKQHSCNGNKLDFSSLVEMKENQLNQV from the exons ATGGTTCTATTTTCTGATCATGAGCTGGTTTTGATCTTTGGTCTCCTAG GTAACATTGTGTCATTCATGGTGTTCTTAGCACCCTT GCCAACCTTCTATACAATTTACAAGAACAAATCATCTGAAGGATTTCAATCAATTCCATATGTGGTTGCACTTCTTAGCGCACTGTTGCTTCTATATTATGGCTTCATAAAGACCAATGCTACTTTGATTATCACCATTAACTGTATTGGATGTGTTATAGAAGTTTCATACCTAGCAATGTACATTATATATGCTCCCAGGAAGCAGAAG ATTTCCACTTTGGTAATGATACTCATTGCCGACATTGGAGGTTTTGGCTTAACCATGTTAATCACCACCTTTGCTGTGAAGGGAATTAACCGTGTCCATGCTGTGGGATGGATTTGTGCCATTTTTAACATTGCAGTGTTCGCTGCTCCCTTGAGCATAATG AGGAGGGTCATAAAAACCAAAAGTGTAGAGTTCATGCCATTTTCATTGTCCTTATTTCTCACGCTCTGCGCCACCATGTGGTTTTTCTATGGGTTCTTCGATAAGGATAACTTCATTATG TTGCCAAATGTGCTAGGATTTCTGTTTGGCATCTCTCAAATGATCTTGTACATGATATACAAGAATGCTAAGAAGAATGGAGAAATCAATTGTACAGAGCAGCAAGAAAGGGATGGCACAGTGAACTCCAAACAGCACAGCTGCAATGGCAACAAACTCGATTTCTCTTCACTGGTAGAAATGAAAGAGAATCAACTCAATCAAGTTTGA
- the LOC100812487 gene encoding glycosyltransferase BC10 — protein sequence MTDQELFLKASSMVSGTQDFTQQAVPKVAFMFLARGPLPLAPLWEKFFKDHDGFYSIYLHQHPCYSETMPEDSVFYGRNIPSELVVWGAPSLMDAGKRLLANALMDLSNQRFVLLSESCIPLFGFRTIYDYLMNSSTSFSDSFDDPGYDARGRYCPKMRPIIDITDWRKGSQWFEVHRELAIHIVSDTKYYPIVQHYCTSPCFAEEHYIPTFVHMMYPQLSSNSSITWVDWSRRGPHPRTFGSNDITEAFLNHMRFGSTCVYEGNITNMCFLFARKFHPSALKPLLLLLSPLMLGADT from the exons ATGACCGACCAAGAGTTGTTCCTGAAAGCATCATCCATGGTTTCAGGTACTCAAGATTTTACTCAGCAAGCCGTTCCAAAAGTGGCCTTCATGTTCTTGGCTAGAGGTCCACTACCCCTGGCACCCTTGTGGGAGAAATTCTTCAAAGACCATGATGGATTTTACTCCATTTACCTGCACCAACATCCTTGTTACAGTGAAACCATGCCTGAAGATTCTGTATTCTATGGAAGAAATATTCCTAGCGAG CTAGTGGTCTGGGGCGCACCATCATTGATGGATGCCGGAAAACGTCTTCTAGCAAATGCACTAATGGACTTATCCAACCAACGTTTTGTGCTGCTATCAGAATCATGCATCCCCTTATTTGGCTTCAGAACCATATATGACTATCTCATGAACTCAAGCACGAGCTTCTCAGACTCTTTTGATGACCCAGGATACGATGCCAGAGGAAGATACTGCCCAAAAATGAGGCCTATAATTGACATAACCGATTGGAGAAAAGGGTCTCAATGGTTTGAGGTGCATCGTGAGCTTGCCATTCACATTGTATCTGACACCAAATACTATCCTATAGTTCAGCACTATTGTACTTCACCATGCTTTGCAGAAGAGCATTATATACCAACTTTTGTGCATATGATGTACCCTCAATTAAGCTCCAATAGTAGCATCACTTGGGTGGATTGGTCAAGGCGTGGCCCTCATCCTCGAACATTTGGGTCCAATGATATTACAGAAGCGTTTTTGAACCACATGAGGTTTGGATCAACATGTGTTTATGAAGGGAACATCACCAACATGTGCTTCCTTTTTGCAAGAAAGTTTCATCCAAGCGCATTGAAGCCTTTATTATTGCTATTGTCTCCCTTGATGCTTGGTGCTGATACTTAA